DNA from Kitasatospora herbaricolor:
CGTTGTCCGTGCCCAGGCGCAGCAGCCGGGCGTTGGCCTCCCGCCAGAGCGCGCCGAGTTCGGCGCGCGAGCGGTGGTCGATCAGCTGGGCGGAGTGGCTGCGGGGCAGCGGCAGGGTGTTGAGCACGAGGGTGCCGCGCGCGGTGTCCGCGAAGCGGGCCGCCAGCTTCTCGACCAGGGCGGTCTTCTCCGCGAGCACCCGGGCCACGTCGGCCGGGCGCCAGGGCAGCGGCACCTCGTCGAAGACCACGGCCGGGTCCAGCAGGCAGAGCGCCAGGTCGGGGGAGGCCGCGTAGAGCGCGCTGCCCGGGTCCGACAGCTCGAACACCCAGCTGTCGAAGACACCTTGGTACGGGCGCAGCAGCAGGCCGTGCCGGGCCAGCTCGCCGGTCAGCGGGCCGAACAGCGGGCCGACCGTGCCGTGACCGACGACGGCCACGGTGAGGGCGGGGGTGTCGGGGTGGGCGGCCAGCACCTCGTCGGGGTCGAGTGCGGCCAGTACCCGGCCCGCGTGCGCCGTCCGGCGGGTGTCGGCCTCGGCGAGCAGGGCACGGACGGCCGGGTACTCGGCGGCGAGCCGTCCGTCGCGGCGGAGGTCGAGCAGGGTGCGCGCCGGGTCGGCGGCCACGGGCGTCTCCATCGGGTGGTCTCCTGGGTGCGTCGGGGCCGGGCGGGTCCGGTACGGGTGTCCGTGCTGCGCCCGGCGCTCCGCCCGGTGTCCGGTGCGGGGCGCGGCTTCGGGAGCAGGCCGGGGCCGCAGCGCCCATCGTGGGCGGGCCGGCTGAAGCGAGTCTGAATCGCCGTGGCGGCCCCGCGCGGGGCGGGGATTCGGCGGATCCGCGCGGGACGGAGCTGCTTTGGCCGCGGTTGAGAGGTGGTTTGGCGGCCGCCCGGAAGGTGGTCCGGTGCGCGCGCCGCCGCACCTCAGGACCTCACGAATGACCGGGAGGCACCGGTTGGACCCGCTGGAACCCGTGCGGCCGCCGCGCCGGCGAAGAGCCGGACGATGGGCGCTGGAGCACCTCCTGCTGCCGATGCGGTGGTACGCCGCAGGCTGGGGGGTGCCGGTGCCGCTCTTCGACGGCACCGAGCAGCCCGACCCGCGGACGTCCGACCCGCGGACTCCTGGTCCGCGGTCGCCCGGCCCGCAGGCGCCCACCCTCGCGGGCC
Protein-coding regions in this window:
- a CDS encoding DUF6059 family protein, whose protein sequence is MTGRHRLDPLEPVRPPRRRRAGRWALEHLLLPMRWYAAGWGVPVPLFDGTEQPDPRTSDPRTPGPRSPGPQAPTLAGPPAGHPERLVPGVPPTPVERDLWERLARLS